In one window of bacterium DNA:
- a CDS encoding glycerophosphodiester phosphodiesterase family protein — translation MTAMGVAEAGWSTEGRGRRFIRTGRTLGVAHRGAARYAPENTLAAFRRALEDGTPAVECDVRRTRDGHLVVIHDPTVDRTTDGGGLVGSLTLDELR, via the coding sequence TTGACCGCGATGGGTGTGGCGGAGGCGGGATGGTCGACCGAGGGTCGCGGGCGGCGGTTTATCAGGACGGGCCGGACGCTCGGGGTGGCCCATCGGGGGGCAGCCCGATACGCACCGGAGAACACGCTCGCGGCATTCCGGCGGGCATTGGAGGATGGGACCCCGGCCGTCGAGTGCGATGTGCGCCGCACGCGAGACGGCCACCTAGTCGTCATCCACGATCCCACCGTGGACCGGACGACGGACGGCGGGGGCCTCGTCGGATCACTGACTCTCGACGAACTGCGCC